One genomic segment of Sminthopsis crassicaudata isolate SCR6 chromosome 4, ASM4859323v1, whole genome shotgun sequence includes these proteins:
- the HGS gene encoding hepatocyte growth factor-regulated tyrosine kinase substrate isoform X2, with protein MGRGSGTFERLLDKATSQLLLETDWESILQICDMIRQGDTQAKYAVSSIKKKVNDKNPHVALYALEVMESVVKNCGQTVHDEVANKQTMEELKELLKRQVEVNVRNKILYLIQAWAHAFRNEPKYKVVQDTYQIMKVEGHVFPEFKESDAMFAAERAPDWVDAEECHRCRVQFGVMTRKHHCRACGQIFCGKCSSKCSTIPKFGIEKEVRVCEPCYELLNKKAEGKSSSTTELPPEYLTSPLSQQSQLPPKRDETALQEEEELQLAIALSQSEAEEKERMRQKTTYTMYPKAEPTPVTSSAPPASTLYSSPVNSSAPLAEDIDPELARYLNRNYWEKKQEEVQKSPTPSAPAPLADSAPQPTEGHATPVTILETPLPETDSQPITPSGGPFSEQYQNGESEENHEQFLKALQNAVTTFVNRMKSNHMRGRSITNDSAVLSLFQSINNMHPQLLELLNQLDERRLYYEGLQDKLAQIRDARGALNALREEHREKLRRAAEEAERQRQIQLAQKLEIMRQKKQEYLEMQRQLAIQRLQEQEKERQMRLEQQKQTIQMRAQMPAFSLPYAQLQAMPPAGGVIYQPSGPTNFPGTFSPAGSVEGSPMHTVYMNQPAQAGSGPYSSMPVAGTDPNMVSAYMYQAGAGGGQATQQGQPVPTTNPAYSSYQPTPTQGYQNVASQGPQSLPPISQPPQSSTMGYMGNQSVSMGYQPYSMQNLMTALPGQDPAMPPQQPYLSGQQPIYQQLAPPGGPLQQPPPPVPQQPPSQGQPAPGSGEAQLISFD; from the exons AGCAAAATATGCAGTAAGTTCCATCAAGAAAAAAGTCAATGACAAGAATCCACATGTGGCCCTCTATGCTCTAGag GTTATGGAATCTGTTGTCAAGAACTGCGGTCAGACGGTTCATGATGAGGTAGCCAATAAACAGACAATGGAAGAGCTCAAAGAGCTGCTCAAG AGGCAAGTGGAAGTAAATGTCCGTAATAAAATCCTCTACCTGATCCAAGCTTGGGCTCATGCCTTCCGAAATGAGCCCAAGTATAAGGTGGTACAGGACACCTACCAGATCATGAAGGTGGAAG GTCACGTTTTCCCAGAATTTAAGGAGAGTGATGCCATGTTTGCTGCAGAAAGG gCTCCTGATTGGGTTGATGCTGAAGAATGTCACAGGTGCAGAGTGCAATTTGGGGTGATGACACGTAAA CATCACTGCCGGGCATGTGGGCAAATCTTTTGTGGGAAATGTTCCTCTAAGTGCTCCACCATTCCCAAGTTTGGCATTGAGAAGGAAGTACGTGTTTGTGAGCCCTGCTATGAACTGCTGAACAA GAAGGCTGAAGGTAAATCTAGCTCCACGACAGAACTGCCTCCAGAGTACCTGACCAGCCCCTTATCCCAGCAGTCTCAG TTGCCTCCCAAGAGGGACGAGACAGCTCTGCAAGAGGAAGAAGAGCTTCAACTGGCCATTGCCCTGTCACAGTCAGAggcagaggaaaaggagagaatg AGGCAAAAAACAACATATACCATGTATCCAAAGGCGGAGCCCACACCTGTGACCTCATCTGCCCCCCCTGCTAGCACTCTGTACTCTTCTCCTGTG AATTCATCCGCCCCCTTGGCAGAGGATATTGACCCTGAG CTTGCTCGGTACCTCAACCGAAACTACTGGGAGAAGAAGCAGGAGGAAGTTCAGAAGAGCCCCACGCCATCTGCTCCGGCTCCTTTGGCAGACTCAGCTCCCCAGCCCACAGAGGGACATGCCACCCCCGTAACCATACTAGAG ACTCCCCTCCCGGAAACAGACTCTCAGCCCATAACTCCCTCCGGTGGCCCCTTTAGTGAG CAGTACCAGAATGGGGAGTCTGAAGAGAACCACGAGCAATTCCTGAAGGCCCTACAGAATGCTGTCACCACCTTTGTCAATCGCATGAAGAGCAACCATATGAGGGGACGGAGCATCACTAATGACTCAGCTGTGCTCTCCCTCTTCCAGTCTATTAATAACATGCATCCTCAGCTGCTGGAGCTGCTCAACCAGCTAGATGAGCGAAGGT TGTATTATGAAGGACTCCAAGATAAACTTGCCCAGATCCGAGATGCCCGGGGAGCACTCAATGCCCTCCGAGAGGAGCACAGGGAGAAACTGCGCCGAGCAGCTGAAGAGGCTGAGCGTCAACGCCAGATCCAACTGGCCCAGAAACTAGAAATCATGAGGCAGAAGAAGCAG GAATACTTGGAGATGCAGAGGCAGTTGGCCATTCAGCGCCTACAGGAACAGGAAAAGGAGCGGCAGATGCGCCTGGAACAGCAGAAGCAGACAATTCAGATGCGAGCACAAATGCCTGCTTTCTCCTTGCCTTATGCTCAG CTACAGGCCATGCCTCCCGCAGGTGGGGTAATATACCAGCCTTCTGGCCCTACAAATTTCCCTGGTACCTTTAGCCCAGCAGGTTCAGTGGAGGGCTCCCCTATGCACACAGTATATATGAATCAGCCAGCACAGGCAGGCAGTGGACCCTACTCTAGCATGCCAGTGGCTGGAACAG ATCCTAACATGGTGAGCGCTTACATGTATCAAGCAGGGGCAGGTGGTGGGCAGGCAACACAACAGGGGCAGCCTGTGCCCACCACAAATCCAGCCTATTCTTCCTACCAACCAACCCCGACACAAGGCTATCAG AATGTCGCCTCTCAGGGCCCACAGAGCCTCCCACCAATTTCTCAGCCTCCACAGTCCAGTACAATGGGCTATATGGGGAACCAGTCTGTCTCCATGGGATATCAGCCATATAGCATGCAG AATCTTATGACTGCCCTTCCTGGCCAGGATCCAGCGATGCCACCCCAGCAACCCTACCTCTCGGGACAGCAGCCTATATACCAGCAG TTGGCACCTCCAGGAGGCCCGTTGCAGCAGCCACCACCACCGGTGCCTCAGCAGCCCCCGTCACAGGGTCAGCCGGCTCCAGGAAGTGGAGAGGCACAGCTCATCTCCTTTGACTGA
- the HGS gene encoding hepatocyte growth factor-regulated tyrosine kinase substrate isoform X3 has translation MGRGSGTFERLLDKATSQLLLETDWESILQICDMIRQGDTQAKYAVSSIKKKVNDKNPHVALYALEVMESVVKNCGQTVHDEVANKQTMEELKELLKRQVEVNVRNKILYLIQAWAHAFRNEPKYKVVQDTYQIMKVEGHVFPEFKESDAMFAAERAPDWVDAEECHRCRVQFGVMTRKHHCRACGQIFCGKCSSKCSTIPKFGIEKEVRVCEPCYELLNKKAEGKSSSTTELPPEYLTSPLSQQSQLPPKRDETALQEEEELQLAIALSQSEAEEKERMRQKTTYTMYPKAEPTPVTSSAPPASTLYSSPVNSSAPLAEDIDPELARYLNRNYWEKKQEEVQKSPTPSAPAPLADSAPQPTEGHATPVTILEQQYQNGESEENHEQFLKALQNAVTTFVNRMKSNHMRGRSITNDSAVLSLFQSINNMHPQLLELLNQLDERRLYYEGLQDKLAQIRDARGALNALREEHREKLRRAAEEAERQRQIQLAQKLEIMRQKKQEYLEMQRQLAIQRLQEQEKERQMRLEQQKQTIQMRAQMPAFSLPYAQLQAMPPAGGVIYQPSGPTNFPGTFSPAGSVEGSPMHTVYMNQPAQAGSGPYSSMPVAGTDPNMVSAYMYQAGAGGGQATQQGQPVPTTNPAYSSYQPTPTQGYQNVASQGPQSLPPISQPPQSSTMGYMGNQSVSMGYQPYSMQNLMTALPGQDPAMPPQQPYLSGQQPIYQQLAPPGGPLQQPPPPVPQQPPSQGQPAPGSGEAQLISFD, from the exons AGCAAAATATGCAGTAAGTTCCATCAAGAAAAAAGTCAATGACAAGAATCCACATGTGGCCCTCTATGCTCTAGag GTTATGGAATCTGTTGTCAAGAACTGCGGTCAGACGGTTCATGATGAGGTAGCCAATAAACAGACAATGGAAGAGCTCAAAGAGCTGCTCAAG AGGCAAGTGGAAGTAAATGTCCGTAATAAAATCCTCTACCTGATCCAAGCTTGGGCTCATGCCTTCCGAAATGAGCCCAAGTATAAGGTGGTACAGGACACCTACCAGATCATGAAGGTGGAAG GTCACGTTTTCCCAGAATTTAAGGAGAGTGATGCCATGTTTGCTGCAGAAAGG gCTCCTGATTGGGTTGATGCTGAAGAATGTCACAGGTGCAGAGTGCAATTTGGGGTGATGACACGTAAA CATCACTGCCGGGCATGTGGGCAAATCTTTTGTGGGAAATGTTCCTCTAAGTGCTCCACCATTCCCAAGTTTGGCATTGAGAAGGAAGTACGTGTTTGTGAGCCCTGCTATGAACTGCTGAACAA GAAGGCTGAAGGTAAATCTAGCTCCACGACAGAACTGCCTCCAGAGTACCTGACCAGCCCCTTATCCCAGCAGTCTCAG TTGCCTCCCAAGAGGGACGAGACAGCTCTGCAAGAGGAAGAAGAGCTTCAACTGGCCATTGCCCTGTCACAGTCAGAggcagaggaaaaggagagaatg AGGCAAAAAACAACATATACCATGTATCCAAAGGCGGAGCCCACACCTGTGACCTCATCTGCCCCCCCTGCTAGCACTCTGTACTCTTCTCCTGTG AATTCATCCGCCCCCTTGGCAGAGGATATTGACCCTGAG CTTGCTCGGTACCTCAACCGAAACTACTGGGAGAAGAAGCAGGAGGAAGTTCAGAAGAGCCCCACGCCATCTGCTCCGGCTCCTTTGGCAGACTCAGCTCCCCAGCCCACAGAGGGACATGCCACCCCCGTAACCATACTAGAG CAGCAGTACCAGAATGGGGAGTCTGAAGAGAACCACGAGCAATTCCTGAAGGCCCTACAGAATGCTGTCACCACCTTTGTCAATCGCATGAAGAGCAACCATATGAGGGGACGGAGCATCACTAATGACTCAGCTGTGCTCTCCCTCTTCCAGTCTATTAATAACATGCATCCTCAGCTGCTGGAGCTGCTCAACCAGCTAGATGAGCGAAGGT TGTATTATGAAGGACTCCAAGATAAACTTGCCCAGATCCGAGATGCCCGGGGAGCACTCAATGCCCTCCGAGAGGAGCACAGGGAGAAACTGCGCCGAGCAGCTGAAGAGGCTGAGCGTCAACGCCAGATCCAACTGGCCCAGAAACTAGAAATCATGAGGCAGAAGAAGCAG GAATACTTGGAGATGCAGAGGCAGTTGGCCATTCAGCGCCTACAGGAACAGGAAAAGGAGCGGCAGATGCGCCTGGAACAGCAGAAGCAGACAATTCAGATGCGAGCACAAATGCCTGCTTTCTCCTTGCCTTATGCTCAG CTACAGGCCATGCCTCCCGCAGGTGGGGTAATATACCAGCCTTCTGGCCCTACAAATTTCCCTGGTACCTTTAGCCCAGCAGGTTCAGTGGAGGGCTCCCCTATGCACACAGTATATATGAATCAGCCAGCACAGGCAGGCAGTGGACCCTACTCTAGCATGCCAGTGGCTGGAACAG ATCCTAACATGGTGAGCGCTTACATGTATCAAGCAGGGGCAGGTGGTGGGCAGGCAACACAACAGGGGCAGCCTGTGCCCACCACAAATCCAGCCTATTCTTCCTACCAACCAACCCCGACACAAGGCTATCAG AATGTCGCCTCTCAGGGCCCACAGAGCCTCCCACCAATTTCTCAGCCTCCACAGTCCAGTACAATGGGCTATATGGGGAACCAGTCTGTCTCCATGGGATATCAGCCATATAGCATGCAG AATCTTATGACTGCCCTTCCTGGCCAGGATCCAGCGATGCCACCCCAGCAACCCTACCTCTCGGGACAGCAGCCTATATACCAGCAG TTGGCACCTCCAGGAGGCCCGTTGCAGCAGCCACCACCACCGGTGCCTCAGCAGCCCCCGTCACAGGGTCAGCCGGCTCCAGGAAGTGGAGAGGCACAGCTCATCTCCTTTGACTGA
- the HGS gene encoding hepatocyte growth factor-regulated tyrosine kinase substrate isoform X1 has protein sequence MGRGSGTFERLLDKATSQLLLETDWESILQICDMIRQGDTQAKYAVSSIKKKVNDKNPHVALYALEVMESVVKNCGQTVHDEVANKQTMEELKELLKRQVEVNVRNKILYLIQAWAHAFRNEPKYKVVQDTYQIMKVEGHVFPEFKESDAMFAAERAPDWVDAEECHRCRVQFGVMTRKHHCRACGQIFCGKCSSKCSTIPKFGIEKEVRVCEPCYELLNKKAEGKSSSTTELPPEYLTSPLSQQSQLPPKRDETALQEEEELQLAIALSQSEAEEKERMRQKTTYTMYPKAEPTPVTSSAPPASTLYSSPVNSSAPLAEDIDPELARYLNRNYWEKKQEEVQKSPTPSAPAPLADSAPQPTEGHATPVTILETPLPETDSQPITPSGGPFSEQQYQNGESEENHEQFLKALQNAVTTFVNRMKSNHMRGRSITNDSAVLSLFQSINNMHPQLLELLNQLDERRLYYEGLQDKLAQIRDARGALNALREEHREKLRRAAEEAERQRQIQLAQKLEIMRQKKQEYLEMQRQLAIQRLQEQEKERQMRLEQQKQTIQMRAQMPAFSLPYAQLQAMPPAGGVIYQPSGPTNFPGTFSPAGSVEGSPMHTVYMNQPAQAGSGPYSSMPVAGTDPNMVSAYMYQAGAGGGQATQQGQPVPTTNPAYSSYQPTPTQGYQNVASQGPQSLPPISQPPQSSTMGYMGNQSVSMGYQPYSMQNLMTALPGQDPAMPPQQPYLSGQQPIYQQLAPPGGPLQQPPPPVPQQPPSQGQPAPGSGEAQLISFD, from the exons AGCAAAATATGCAGTAAGTTCCATCAAGAAAAAAGTCAATGACAAGAATCCACATGTGGCCCTCTATGCTCTAGag GTTATGGAATCTGTTGTCAAGAACTGCGGTCAGACGGTTCATGATGAGGTAGCCAATAAACAGACAATGGAAGAGCTCAAAGAGCTGCTCAAG AGGCAAGTGGAAGTAAATGTCCGTAATAAAATCCTCTACCTGATCCAAGCTTGGGCTCATGCCTTCCGAAATGAGCCCAAGTATAAGGTGGTACAGGACACCTACCAGATCATGAAGGTGGAAG GTCACGTTTTCCCAGAATTTAAGGAGAGTGATGCCATGTTTGCTGCAGAAAGG gCTCCTGATTGGGTTGATGCTGAAGAATGTCACAGGTGCAGAGTGCAATTTGGGGTGATGACACGTAAA CATCACTGCCGGGCATGTGGGCAAATCTTTTGTGGGAAATGTTCCTCTAAGTGCTCCACCATTCCCAAGTTTGGCATTGAGAAGGAAGTACGTGTTTGTGAGCCCTGCTATGAACTGCTGAACAA GAAGGCTGAAGGTAAATCTAGCTCCACGACAGAACTGCCTCCAGAGTACCTGACCAGCCCCTTATCCCAGCAGTCTCAG TTGCCTCCCAAGAGGGACGAGACAGCTCTGCAAGAGGAAGAAGAGCTTCAACTGGCCATTGCCCTGTCACAGTCAGAggcagaggaaaaggagagaatg AGGCAAAAAACAACATATACCATGTATCCAAAGGCGGAGCCCACACCTGTGACCTCATCTGCCCCCCCTGCTAGCACTCTGTACTCTTCTCCTGTG AATTCATCCGCCCCCTTGGCAGAGGATATTGACCCTGAG CTTGCTCGGTACCTCAACCGAAACTACTGGGAGAAGAAGCAGGAGGAAGTTCAGAAGAGCCCCACGCCATCTGCTCCGGCTCCTTTGGCAGACTCAGCTCCCCAGCCCACAGAGGGACATGCCACCCCCGTAACCATACTAGAG ACTCCCCTCCCGGAAACAGACTCTCAGCCCATAACTCCCTCCGGTGGCCCCTTTAGTGAG CAGCAGTACCAGAATGGGGAGTCTGAAGAGAACCACGAGCAATTCCTGAAGGCCCTACAGAATGCTGTCACCACCTTTGTCAATCGCATGAAGAGCAACCATATGAGGGGACGGAGCATCACTAATGACTCAGCTGTGCTCTCCCTCTTCCAGTCTATTAATAACATGCATCCTCAGCTGCTGGAGCTGCTCAACCAGCTAGATGAGCGAAGGT TGTATTATGAAGGACTCCAAGATAAACTTGCCCAGATCCGAGATGCCCGGGGAGCACTCAATGCCCTCCGAGAGGAGCACAGGGAGAAACTGCGCCGAGCAGCTGAAGAGGCTGAGCGTCAACGCCAGATCCAACTGGCCCAGAAACTAGAAATCATGAGGCAGAAGAAGCAG GAATACTTGGAGATGCAGAGGCAGTTGGCCATTCAGCGCCTACAGGAACAGGAAAAGGAGCGGCAGATGCGCCTGGAACAGCAGAAGCAGACAATTCAGATGCGAGCACAAATGCCTGCTTTCTCCTTGCCTTATGCTCAG CTACAGGCCATGCCTCCCGCAGGTGGGGTAATATACCAGCCTTCTGGCCCTACAAATTTCCCTGGTACCTTTAGCCCAGCAGGTTCAGTGGAGGGCTCCCCTATGCACACAGTATATATGAATCAGCCAGCACAGGCAGGCAGTGGACCCTACTCTAGCATGCCAGTGGCTGGAACAG ATCCTAACATGGTGAGCGCTTACATGTATCAAGCAGGGGCAGGTGGTGGGCAGGCAACACAACAGGGGCAGCCTGTGCCCACCACAAATCCAGCCTATTCTTCCTACCAACCAACCCCGACACAAGGCTATCAG AATGTCGCCTCTCAGGGCCCACAGAGCCTCCCACCAATTTCTCAGCCTCCACAGTCCAGTACAATGGGCTATATGGGGAACCAGTCTGTCTCCATGGGATATCAGCCATATAGCATGCAG AATCTTATGACTGCCCTTCCTGGCCAGGATCCAGCGATGCCACCCCAGCAACCCTACCTCTCGGGACAGCAGCCTATATACCAGCAG TTGGCACCTCCAGGAGGCCCGTTGCAGCAGCCACCACCACCGGTGCCTCAGCAGCCCCCGTCACAGGGTCAGCCGGCTCCAGGAAGTGGAGAGGCACAGCTCATCTCCTTTGACTGA
- the HGS gene encoding hepatocyte growth factor-regulated tyrosine kinase substrate isoform X4, which yields MGRGSGTFERLLDKATSQLLLETDWESILQICDMIRQGDTQAKYAVSSIKKKVNDKNPHVALYALEVMESVVKNCGQTVHDEVANKQTMEELKELLKRQVEVNVRNKILYLIQAWAHAFRNEPKYKVVQDTYQIMKVEGHVFPEFKESDAMFAAERAPDWVDAEECHRCRVQFGVMTRKHHCRACGQIFCGKCSSKCSTIPKFGIEKEVRVCEPCYELLNKKAEGKSSSTTELPPEYLTSPLSQQSQLPPKRDETALQEEEELQLAIALSQSEAEEKERMRQKTTYTMYPKAEPTPVTSSAPPASTLYSSPVNSSAPLAEDIDPELARYLNRNYWEKKQEEVQKSPTPSAPAPLADSAPQPTEGHATPVTILEQYQNGESEENHEQFLKALQNAVTTFVNRMKSNHMRGRSITNDSAVLSLFQSINNMHPQLLELLNQLDERRLYYEGLQDKLAQIRDARGALNALREEHREKLRRAAEEAERQRQIQLAQKLEIMRQKKQEYLEMQRQLAIQRLQEQEKERQMRLEQQKQTIQMRAQMPAFSLPYAQLQAMPPAGGVIYQPSGPTNFPGTFSPAGSVEGSPMHTVYMNQPAQAGSGPYSSMPVAGTDPNMVSAYMYQAGAGGGQATQQGQPVPTTNPAYSSYQPTPTQGYQNVASQGPQSLPPISQPPQSSTMGYMGNQSVSMGYQPYSMQNLMTALPGQDPAMPPQQPYLSGQQPIYQQLAPPGGPLQQPPPPVPQQPPSQGQPAPGSGEAQLISFD from the exons AGCAAAATATGCAGTAAGTTCCATCAAGAAAAAAGTCAATGACAAGAATCCACATGTGGCCCTCTATGCTCTAGag GTTATGGAATCTGTTGTCAAGAACTGCGGTCAGACGGTTCATGATGAGGTAGCCAATAAACAGACAATGGAAGAGCTCAAAGAGCTGCTCAAG AGGCAAGTGGAAGTAAATGTCCGTAATAAAATCCTCTACCTGATCCAAGCTTGGGCTCATGCCTTCCGAAATGAGCCCAAGTATAAGGTGGTACAGGACACCTACCAGATCATGAAGGTGGAAG GTCACGTTTTCCCAGAATTTAAGGAGAGTGATGCCATGTTTGCTGCAGAAAGG gCTCCTGATTGGGTTGATGCTGAAGAATGTCACAGGTGCAGAGTGCAATTTGGGGTGATGACACGTAAA CATCACTGCCGGGCATGTGGGCAAATCTTTTGTGGGAAATGTTCCTCTAAGTGCTCCACCATTCCCAAGTTTGGCATTGAGAAGGAAGTACGTGTTTGTGAGCCCTGCTATGAACTGCTGAACAA GAAGGCTGAAGGTAAATCTAGCTCCACGACAGAACTGCCTCCAGAGTACCTGACCAGCCCCTTATCCCAGCAGTCTCAG TTGCCTCCCAAGAGGGACGAGACAGCTCTGCAAGAGGAAGAAGAGCTTCAACTGGCCATTGCCCTGTCACAGTCAGAggcagaggaaaaggagagaatg AGGCAAAAAACAACATATACCATGTATCCAAAGGCGGAGCCCACACCTGTGACCTCATCTGCCCCCCCTGCTAGCACTCTGTACTCTTCTCCTGTG AATTCATCCGCCCCCTTGGCAGAGGATATTGACCCTGAG CTTGCTCGGTACCTCAACCGAAACTACTGGGAGAAGAAGCAGGAGGAAGTTCAGAAGAGCCCCACGCCATCTGCTCCGGCTCCTTTGGCAGACTCAGCTCCCCAGCCCACAGAGGGACATGCCACCCCCGTAACCATACTAGAG CAGTACCAGAATGGGGAGTCTGAAGAGAACCACGAGCAATTCCTGAAGGCCCTACAGAATGCTGTCACCACCTTTGTCAATCGCATGAAGAGCAACCATATGAGGGGACGGAGCATCACTAATGACTCAGCTGTGCTCTCCCTCTTCCAGTCTATTAATAACATGCATCCTCAGCTGCTGGAGCTGCTCAACCAGCTAGATGAGCGAAGGT TGTATTATGAAGGACTCCAAGATAAACTTGCCCAGATCCGAGATGCCCGGGGAGCACTCAATGCCCTCCGAGAGGAGCACAGGGAGAAACTGCGCCGAGCAGCTGAAGAGGCTGAGCGTCAACGCCAGATCCAACTGGCCCAGAAACTAGAAATCATGAGGCAGAAGAAGCAG GAATACTTGGAGATGCAGAGGCAGTTGGCCATTCAGCGCCTACAGGAACAGGAAAAGGAGCGGCAGATGCGCCTGGAACAGCAGAAGCAGACAATTCAGATGCGAGCACAAATGCCTGCTTTCTCCTTGCCTTATGCTCAG CTACAGGCCATGCCTCCCGCAGGTGGGGTAATATACCAGCCTTCTGGCCCTACAAATTTCCCTGGTACCTTTAGCCCAGCAGGTTCAGTGGAGGGCTCCCCTATGCACACAGTATATATGAATCAGCCAGCACAGGCAGGCAGTGGACCCTACTCTAGCATGCCAGTGGCTGGAACAG ATCCTAACATGGTGAGCGCTTACATGTATCAAGCAGGGGCAGGTGGTGGGCAGGCAACACAACAGGGGCAGCCTGTGCCCACCACAAATCCAGCCTATTCTTCCTACCAACCAACCCCGACACAAGGCTATCAG AATGTCGCCTCTCAGGGCCCACAGAGCCTCCCACCAATTTCTCAGCCTCCACAGTCCAGTACAATGGGCTATATGGGGAACCAGTCTGTCTCCATGGGATATCAGCCATATAGCATGCAG AATCTTATGACTGCCCTTCCTGGCCAGGATCCAGCGATGCCACCCCAGCAACCCTACCTCTCGGGACAGCAGCCTATATACCAGCAG TTGGCACCTCCAGGAGGCCCGTTGCAGCAGCCACCACCACCGGTGCCTCAGCAGCCCCCGTCACAGGGTCAGCCGGCTCCAGGAAGTGGAGAGGCACAGCTCATCTCCTTTGACTGA